GAGCCGTTCACCGGTGACGGTGGTCACGGACAGCCCAGTGATCAGCGACGATGGGTGCACCTGGGACACCCTGGCGGGCGCCACCGGAAGGTGAGTACCGGACTTACGTGACGGCCGGGCTGATTCCCCCGCCCGGTTTCTCCCCCGCCCGACAAGCCAGGATGACACGTCAGCCTGGCCAGTATCATGGTCAGGTGGCAACGACCGGGGAACGATGGCTCGACGAGCGGGAGCAGCGCGCCTGGCGTTCGTTCATCACCATGCAGATGGAGTTGCACAACCGGCTCGGCCGCCAACTCCTCGCCGATGCCGGCCTCTCCGAGACCGACTACGCCGTCCTGGTGCACCTCAGCGAAGCGCCCGAGGGCCGGCTGCGGATTTTCCAGCTTCGGGCGCACCTGGAGTGGGAGAAGACCCGACTCACCCACCACCTGGGGCGGATGGCCCGGCGTGGGCTGGTCGAGCGGGAGCCCTGCCTGACCGACCCCCGGGGCGCGTTCATCCGGATCACCGAAGCCGGCCGGGAGGCCATCATCTCGGCGGCGCCCAAACACGTCGCGAACGTCCGTCGCTGGGTGATCGACGTGCTCACCCCCGAGCAGCTGGACGTACTCGCCGAGATTTCCGACAAGGTGCGCGCCGGGTTCCACAAGGACGTCTGCCCGCCGGTGAAGGCCGAGCCGTGCGACGCGGAGTCGGCCGACTGCCCGACCGACACCGCCTCGCACGACGTCTAGGTTCTGTCTCACGGGTCTGGCCCAACCGGCCTGGACAGCCGGGGCCACCGGTCAGGCGCGGTTGAGCACCCAGGTCAGGCCGCCAGCATCCTTCGGGGTCAGGGTCAGCGTGTTCCCGCCGCACTGGTAACGCCCGGCACCGAGCAGTGGCTGGATGTCGACCACGTCGGCGCTGCGGGTGGCGCCGTCGCCGACGTACTCGGCGATCCGGACGTTGTCGAAGAGCTTTGCCGGCGCCGGTTCGGTCAGCTCGACGGTGACCCGGGTGTCGCCCCATTGCAGCGGCGGGATCGGGGCCCAGTCACCGGCCGTGCCGCCGGTCCCCCCGGTGCTCACCGTGCCGTTGGCCTGCCCCGCGTAGCTGAACCGGCCGGCGACCTTGGCATCGCCGAGCTGCGCGTTGAAGCTCACCGGACGCATCCCGGCGAAGTCCACCGTCGTCGCACCGGTCGGGCCGACCTTCACCAGAACTCCGTCCCCGCCGCTGATGCTCGCGCTGGCCAGGGCTCCACCGGTCTGTCCGGCGGCGGAGGTGGTCCGCCAGTCACCGGTCACGCAGGACGCCACCGGACCGGCGGACGGCGGGGAGGCACCCGCGCTGCCGGTCGGTGCCGCGCTGCCCGTAGCGGCGCTCGGGTTCGGGGTGGCCATGCCCACCACCGATCCCTCACCGCAGCCGGCTACGGCCAGGCCGAGCCCGGCCAGCGTCGCGACCGTCGCTATCGCCGATGTACGCATCGATCCTCCTCGGAGTCGGGGCGGCGGGGTCCGTACACCCGCCGGGGCGGGCGGCACGGGAAATCCGCCCACCCGTCCTGCTACCCCGAACCGGACATCGACCAAACCGGGGGCCGACGCCAGTGAAGATCGAAAACCGGGCTCAGGTCCCGGCCGGGTACGTCTCCAGCTCGCCCGGCTCGGCGTTCGCCGGCAGCTCGTGCAGGGCGGTGGTCTGGTCGCACCAGATGAACCCGTCGTACCGTTCGGCCAACCGGGTCGGTACGTAGTTGCCCCACTCCTCGAACGACGGGTCGTAGACCACCCCGATGGCCCGGTGCTCGGCCGGCTCGTTCAACCAGGCCGGCCGGTCGCCGTGGGCGAGTACGAGCAGCGCCCGTTCCGGCAGCATGCGGTGCAGCCGTTCCTCGATCGAGCCGGGTCGGGCCGGCGGCACCGTCATGATCTCCGCCGGGGCGCCCCAGCGCGGGGCGGCGACCACGCTGCCCTGGTAGCCGCCGAAGCCGATCAGGGCCACCGCCTCGGCTCCGTGCCGTTCGCGGGCGAGCTGACCGATGTTGATCATGCCGGCG
The Micromonospora pisi DNA segment above includes these coding regions:
- a CDS encoding MarR family winged helix-turn-helix transcriptional regulator; amino-acid sequence: MATTGERWLDEREQRAWRSFITMQMELHNRLGRQLLADAGLSETDYAVLVHLSEAPEGRLRIFQLRAHLEWEKTRLTHHLGRMARRGLVEREPCLTDPRGAFIRITEAGREAIISAAPKHVANVRRWVIDVLTPEQLDVLAEISDKVRAGFHKDVCPPVKAEPCDAESADCPTDTASHDV